One segment of Rhodopirellula baltica SH 1 DNA contains the following:
- a CDS encoding polysaccharide deacetylase family protein: MQLLRSLAISTRLAVQSPWRKKQIQRMCERGEAPMSVLFYHRVADEPANPWTISKREFERHVDYCRENFELISLEEVQRRLESGHSPRPSVTFTFDDGYSENCELALPLLIRHRIPCTYFVTTENVRHGHPFEHDLRLNHPLPINTVEQLKAAADAGIEIGLHTANHVDFNRVHTAEELNKEIVEAKFNLEEMIDRPVRYLAVPFGLPEQMRPAVIETARKCGLVGICSAYGAYNLIGDDSFHIRRFHGDPEFNRFRNWLTYDNRKNLRRPTLPTEDVLNIAPEVAARVRQPELAFS; encoded by the coding sequence ATGCAACTGCTCCGCTCACTCGCAATCTCCACCCGGCTGGCCGTCCAATCGCCATGGCGAAAAAAGCAAATCCAACGCATGTGCGAGCGTGGCGAAGCTCCGATGTCGGTGCTGTTCTACCACCGGGTTGCGGACGAACCAGCCAACCCGTGGACAATTTCAAAACGTGAATTCGAGCGGCACGTGGACTACTGCCGCGAAAATTTTGAATTGATCTCGCTGGAAGAAGTGCAGCGACGGCTAGAGTCGGGACATTCGCCGCGTCCTTCGGTCACCTTCACATTTGACGATGGGTACTCTGAGAATTGCGAACTCGCTCTGCCGCTGCTGATTCGTCATCGCATACCGTGCACCTACTTCGTCACCACTGAAAACGTGCGTCACGGACATCCATTCGAACATGACCTGCGTCTGAACCACCCCCTGCCAATTAACACCGTCGAGCAACTCAAAGCGGCCGCCGATGCTGGCATCGAGATCGGACTGCACACAGCCAACCACGTCGATTTCAACCGAGTTCACACGGCCGAAGAGCTCAACAAAGAAATCGTCGAAGCAAAATTCAATCTCGAAGAGATGATCGATCGACCCGTTCGCTATCTCGCCGTTCCATTTGGGTTACCCGAACAAATGCGTCCCGCAGTCATCGAAACGGCTCGTAAGTGTGGGCTGGTTGGTATCTGCAGTGCCTACGGTGCCTACAACCTCATCGGCGACGACTCGTTCCACATCCGCCGCTTTCACGGCGATCCAGAATTCAACCGTTTTCGCAATTGGCTGACTTACGACAACCGAAAAAACTTGCGGCGACCGACTCTGCCAACCGAAGACGTGCTGAACATCGCACCGGAAGTTGCCGCCAGAGTTCGTCAGCCCGAATTGGCTTTCTCATGA
- a CDS encoding glycosyltransferase family 4 protein, which produces MFIITSMPVGGAETLLVNLMRRMDPNLIRPEVVCLKEPGPLGTEIANEFPIHSHLIGGKYDVAVLPRLARLMRKRKADAVITVGAGDKMFWGRLAAKMAGVPVIASALHSTGWPDGVGRLNRLLTHITDAFIGVAESHGEFLRTFEKFPANKVNVIRNGIDCDRFHPSAECRTSPNVREELGLAEETPLIGIVAALRSEKNHSMLVHAAAKLRDRHPDLHTLVIGEGPERATIEPLIEELGLTDRVHLLGNRADTPRLLGAMNVFTLCSLNEASPVSILEALACETPVVATDVGSISETVLPGQTGELVPSEDVQSFVAAIDMLLNDADQSSQLGRNGRELVQATGSLQSMVDGYQTLVHRIFAEKSRASQRVSSAETAPRPRSNPVKGASRVTVG; this is translated from the coding sequence ATGTTCATCATCACCAGCATGCCGGTCGGCGGTGCTGAAACGTTGCTGGTCAATTTGATGCGGCGAATGGATCCGAACCTGATCCGCCCGGAAGTGGTTTGCTTGAAAGAACCAGGCCCACTCGGAACTGAAATCGCCAACGAGTTTCCCATCCATAGTCACCTGATCGGCGGAAAGTACGATGTCGCGGTGCTACCTCGATTGGCGCGTTTGATGCGCAAACGGAAAGCCGACGCGGTAATCACCGTTGGTGCCGGAGATAAAATGTTCTGGGGACGCTTGGCGGCAAAAATGGCTGGCGTGCCCGTGATCGCATCAGCGCTGCATTCCACTGGTTGGCCGGACGGCGTCGGACGACTGAACCGCCTGCTCACTCACATCACCGATGCGTTCATTGGCGTTGCCGAATCACACGGAGAATTCCTCCGTACGTTTGAAAAGTTCCCCGCTAACAAAGTGAACGTGATCCGCAACGGGATCGATTGCGATCGCTTTCACCCATCCGCTGAATGCCGCACCTCACCCAACGTTCGCGAAGAACTCGGGCTGGCAGAAGAAACTCCATTGATTGGAATCGTGGCGGCACTGCGAAGCGAAAAGAATCACTCGATGCTCGTGCATGCGGCAGCCAAGCTTCGCGACCGACATCCTGATCTTCATACACTTGTTATCGGAGAAGGTCCTGAGCGAGCAACAATCGAACCATTGATCGAAGAGTTGGGTCTCACCGATCGAGTTCACCTGCTGGGCAATCGCGCAGACACTCCTCGTTTGCTCGGGGCCATGAATGTCTTCACGCTTTGCTCACTCAACGAAGCCTCCCCGGTTTCAATCTTGGAAGCTCTCGCGTGTGAGACCCCCGTTGTCGCAACGGATGTGGGATCGATCTCGGAAACCGTTCTGCCTGGCCAAACCGGCGAACTGGTCCCCAGCGAGGATGTGCAATCCTTCGTGGCAGCGATCGATATGTTGCTCAACGATGCTGACCAGAGTTCGCAATTGGGCCGAAACGGACGCGAATTGGTTCAAGCCACCGGATCGCTGCAATCGATGGTTGACGGCTACCAAACGCTCGTGCATCGAATATTTGCAGAGAAATCACGAGCCAGCCAACGAGTTTCCTCCGCCGAAACGGCACCTCGACCCCGATCCAACCCAGTCAAGGGTGCTTCGAGGGTAACGGTTGGCTGA
- a CDS encoding lysophospholipid acyltransferase family protein → MTLTSHIIVLLAKMFSGFTVRWVDCQPDTCQRIYFANHTSHLDAVVLWSALPHEIRLLTRPVAAKDYWTGSWFKEHIARSFNALLIDRKEIKVHKSPIDIMIRQMGDLYSLIVFPEGSRSAGEEMSDFKSGLYYLGKKRPDLELVPVYIENVNRILPRGEVLPVPLLSCITIGAPIFLETGEPKADFLRRARQAVLQLKEV, encoded by the coding sequence ATGACACTGACCAGCCATATCATCGTACTGCTCGCAAAGATGTTCAGCGGCTTCACCGTTCGATGGGTGGATTGCCAGCCGGACACGTGCCAACGAATCTACTTTGCCAATCACACCAGCCACCTCGATGCGGTGGTGCTTTGGTCGGCATTGCCACACGAAATACGCCTATTGACTCGGCCAGTCGCGGCAAAAGATTACTGGACCGGCAGCTGGTTCAAAGAACACATCGCACGCAGCTTCAATGCACTGTTGATTGATCGCAAAGAGATCAAGGTCCACAAAAGCCCGATCGACATCATGATCCGGCAAATGGGTGACCTGTATTCGTTGATTGTGTTCCCCGAAGGAAGCCGATCAGCTGGCGAAGAAATGAGCGACTTTAAAAGTGGCCTGTATTACTTAGGCAAGAAACGCCCCGACCTCGAATTGGTCCCCGTTTACATCGAAAATGTGAATCGCATTTTGCCACGTGGCGAAGTGCTGCCGGTTCCGTTGCTCTCCTGCATAACGATCGGCGCTCCGATCTTTTTGGAAACCGGCGAACCCAAAGCCGACTTTTTGCGCCGCGCTCGCCAAGCAGTGCTCCAACTCAAGGAAGTCTGA